From the Alphaproteobacteria bacterium genome, the window TTTCACATCTCTACAGACTCTTCATTTTTGCCAAAGACTGTCAGACGAATAGTTCACAACCCATGACAAAAGCCCGGGAATGTTTAAAAACCGCAACAAAATCCTTTGAAAAGAATCCCACGTATCCGCCAGAACTCAAACAGCCCTTGGGGGAAATTTCACATCAAATGAACGTTGAGACAGCTCTTCGTTCTTTTTCAAAGGCGCTAGAAAATATCAACCCCAAAGGACAGTTTTCATCTCAGTTCTCCTCCCATAGCCCTGCCGGTCGCACCACCCTTCAAAACAGTTCCATGATCACCTTTTCGATCGCGGGTCTTGTCAAACATGTTCGCAACGCCATCAACCAAAAGCTCGCTGATGATGTTGCCCTCATGAAAAAATATCAAGCCCCCCGAACGCACAACCAAGCGCTGAAGGAACTTGATCAACAGCAGGCCTCTCAAGCACAAGCTTCTTTAACGTACATCTCGCAAAAAATTAAGAGCGGGCTCTCTGAGCGCATGGTCTGTCCATCCTCCCAGTCAGACATATATATAAACCGCTTTGCCTGCTCTCTGGGGGATATCGCTCTTCTCAACACCCTTTATGACATCGTTGCCTTTCAGCCAACGTGCAAGGAAGAACTCAACGTTCAAAAGTCAAAATTAGTGTCCAAATGCTTCACCTATTTTGAACAGGCAAACGAGAGCGGCTTTAAAAGTCTTTCTGCTGATCAAATGAAAACGTTGGCTCAAGCTCATTTTTCTCTCTTTAACTTTTTGAAAAGCTACACCAACGCTGTTAAAACGTTTTCAGAGTCCTTTAACGTTCCCATAGGTTTTCCTGAAGTTCAGGAAATAACGTTCACGGTTAAAGAGGTGAATGAGGCCATACGCAAAAGCCAGGCCCACAAAGCCACAGACCCCCATAATCAACGACGGGCTGGCGCCGTGTTCAACGCTCTTTATCAGTTGATCCTTCTTAAAAGATCAGACCTATACAATAAGAAGGCGCCGCCGGCTCCCAAAAAACGAAAAAAAATGGGGCGATTCTTTCCTAAGAAGAAACAACAATCAAAAGCAAAAAAAACCTGAACGGGGGCCTTCAGCCTTCTTTTTTTAACAGTGCTTGAATAGGTCTGTAGCTGCGTCGATGATACGCTGACACGCCATATTGATCGAGCGCCATCTGATGGGCCTTGGTGCCATAACCGGCATTTTTCACCCACCGATATTCCGGATGAAGCTTGTCTAATTCAGCCATATACCTATCCCGGCTTACCTTGGCTGCAATGGAAGCGGCGGCAATACTATAACTTTGTTGATCGCCTTTAATAATCGGCTGGACGCGGCAAGGCAGAACGGGGGTCATCGTGCCATCTACCAACGCCAGCTCAGCCTCTAAAGCAAGCGCTGCAAAGGCACGTTCCATGGCTTTCAAAGCAGCCCCTCGAATATTTAACTGATCAATCTCTGCCAGAGAAGCAGAGGCGACAGCAACCTGAACACCAACAGCGGGATAGCCATCCAACAGATCCTGTCGTTTTTGAGGAGTTAACTTTTTCGAATCATGAATGTGCTGCAGGAAATGAGCTGGAACCGTCTCTGGAACGTAAGCTGCGGCCGCAAAAACATCCCCGGCCCAACAGCCCATCCCCGCTTCATCAAGACCAACAACTAGCCCCTCAACGTGGTTTTCAAACCCAAAAGAGGGACGGTGGCCGTTTTCAATCATACGATCACCCGTTACTTGCTGATCATTTTTTAAAGTATTGATGAAGAGTTGTAATTTGTGTGCGAATCCATTGTACTTCCGGGCGATTATATAACCTCAAAGAATTCTTTAAGCGTCTTTTGAGATTTTTTTGGATAAGCACCCAATTTACAAAGCCGCTGCGCCCCCAGCATCCAGATGGGGCTTAACAACAACGATAACACTGTCAAACAAATCACCAAATCGCCTTCCGCTTTACTCAACAGGTTTTGATCCAGACCAATGGTTGCCAGCACGAATGAAAATTCTCCAATCTGCGCCAGCACCAAACTACTTAGCAACGCTGTTTCAAGTGGCTGGCCAAAATACTTCAAAAATAGGGTGTTCAAAACGGTTTTAACAACGAAGATCATCGAGAGCAAAATAACAACCTTTAACCAATTGTGGGCCATGTACTCAAGATCAAGCAACATCCCAACCGAAAGGAAAAAGGTCATTAATAAAATGCTTTGTGTTGGATGCGTTGCTTTGATAATGGCATGTCGATCGGCGGTGTTTCCCAAAATCAACCCCGCCACAAACGCCCCATAAGCAGCTGATACCTCTAAAAACCCACTCAATGCTGCAGCTAAAAAGCAAAACGCCAAGCCCATTAAAGGATACAATTCTTTTCGTTGGCCAACGGCGTCTAAAAAAGGAATCCGAACGCGCTCTTTTTTTGAGAGGTAAAGAATAATCACAACCAAGCCGCCGATGGCACAGACAATTTTAAAGATCGTTAGCAGAGAGAATCCTTGAGCATTACCAAAGCTTTTGAGAATCAACGTCATCGGCACAAAGGCAAGGTCTTGCGCAATCAGAATACCGATTGTCAACTTACCCGCCGTTGATTTCAGCTCGCCAATATTTTCCAGTGTTGCCACCGAAACAGCCGTACTACTAAGGGCAGTGATAAACCCAATCAAAAGGGTTGTTCCCACCGAGAAATTAAAAATAAAAGCGGCGCCTGTCATCATAACCAGCGCACTGGTCACCTGCAAGGCCACACAACCCAAAGCAATATGCCAAATTTCACGGAAGGTTCGAAGGTTCATCTCAAGGCCCAAGATGAACAGAAGCAGTAAAACGCCTAATTCAGCCATGAATCCGATCAGTTCTCTGTTTTCAATCAGTGAGAGCCCCGACGGTCCTAAGATAAGTCCTGCGATTACATAGCCCAAAACAGCCGGCTGACGGAGCCTTGTAAACAAAAATCCACTGATTAAAGCAACAAAGGCAACAAGAGCAATTTCAGTTAAGTTTCCAGCGCTATGCATTTTCTAAAGTTTTTTCCGTATCATAGTAAAAGGGATCCACAACCACAAGTAAATATGTTTAGAACCTCTGTAGCCAAAGAAGAGGCTAAGGTTTTTAAGGTTTTGACTCTTGATTTTCGATCACGTGTGCCAGTCTTTGACCTATGTCAGAGATCATATCTCTGTTATCTCCTTCAACCATGATGCGAATCAAAGGTTCTGTCCCAGACTTACGCACCAGGATGCGTCCTTGATCGCCAAGATTTTTCTCCTCAAGCTTCAAGGCGTCTTGGAAAGGCGCAGACGATAAAAGCGCAGCGGCATCTCTCACCCGAATGTTTGTAAGGATTTGGGGAATCGCTGTAAAGGGGTGGCCAACGACACTGGCAGGCTGTTTTTTTCGACACATGATTGCCAAAAACTGCAAGGCACTGATTATGCCATCCCCCGTCGTGGCATAATCTGATAAAACGATATGGCCCGACTGTTCTCCCCCCAGGTTATAGCCCTTCTTACGCATGGTTTCGAGCACATATCGATCGCCAACGTTGGTTCGTTCTAACTGAATGCCCGCTTTTTGTAGATATCTCTCTAGCCCCAAATTTGACATCACCGTTGCAACAACCGTTGGTTTGGCAAGCTTGCCCATTTCTTGCCAATATGTTGCGATGCGGCCCAAAATCGCATCCCCATTGATGGTTTGTCCCATTTCATCCACAATGATAACGCGATCCCCATCACCATCCAGGGCAATACCAATATCAGCCTGCTCCTCTAAAACCCGGGCCTGAAGGGTTTCTGTTGCTGTCGCGCCGCAATTGACATTAATGTTCATCCCATCTGGGTCAACACCGATCGGAATGATTTCAGCCCCCAATTCCCACAAAACCTGGGGGGCAATCTTATAGGTGGCACCATTAGCACAATCAAGAACGATTTTAAATCCTTCCAACCGTTGGCCGCGGGGGAAGGTATTCTTGGCATATTCAACATAACGCCCTTGGGCATCTTGCAGGCGTTTTGCTTTGGCCAGGGCCGGGGCATCGACAAGATGATCATCCAAGGACTGTTGATAAAGCGTTTCAATCTCAAGTTCTTTAGCATCACACAACTTAAAGCCATCGCTGTTGAAAAACTTAAGGCCGTTATCCTCGGGCGGATTATGGGAGGCAGAAATCATCACCCCCAAATCAGCGCGTAACGACCGGATAAACATGGAAACAGCGGGGGTTGGCACCGGGCCAAGATACGTCACACGCATCCCCGCTGACAAAAATCCAGAAGCCAATGCTGATTCAACCATATAGCTTGAAAGCCGGGTATCCTTTCCAATCACAACCGTTGGCTGCATCGATCCTTTTTGACGGCACACAAGCGCAGCTGCCTGCGCAATTTTAACCAGAGCAGCCGGTGTTAGTTTGCCCTGATTGGCCCGTCCTCGGATGCCATCTGTTCCAAAAAATTGCCGTTTTGTTTTTTCCACGTTAAGCCTTTGGTTTGGAGTCAGATCTTGGCTTTTTTTCTTTTTTAGCATCCGCCTCTGCTAAGCCATCAATAGAGGAGGTTCTTTTTTGACGCGGTTTTGTTGTGAGGGGCTCGCGGTGAAGAGTGCCCTCGGTCAAAAGTGTTTTGATTTCATCAGCCATCAACGTTTCGTATTCAATCAATTTTTCGGCAAACAAGTGCAATTTATCGATGTGCTTTTCCAGAATTTCTCGGGCGCGCTCATATCCCCGGGCAACAAATTTTCGTACTTCCGCGTTGATCAAAGCCGCTGTTTCTTGTGATACATTCTGGATGCTGGTTTGATCAAACATCCCGCGGTCTGAATAATTCAACGGGCCAAGGGCGTCACTCATCCCAAACTCCACAACCATGGCATGGGCAATCGAGGTTGCCTGGCGAAAATCAGATTGCGCACCTGTCGTGACTTTTTCTTTACCAAAGATCAATTCTTCGGCAACACGTCCACCCATGGACAAGGCGATATGCGCTTCTAAATCAGCTTTTGTATCGGGGTGGCGTTCATTGTCCGGCAGCGTTTCCACAAAC encodes:
- a CDS encoding ribonuclease HII encodes the protein MIENGHRPSFGFENHVEGLVVGLDEAGMGCWAGDVFAAAAYVPETVPAHFLQHIHDSKKLTPQKRQDLLDGYPAVGVQVAVASASLAEIDQLNIRGAALKAMERAFAALALEAELALVDGTMTPVLPCRVQPIIKGDQQSYSIAAASIAAKVSRDRYMAELDKLHPEYRWVKNAGYGTKAHQMALDQYGVSAYHRRSYRPIQALLKKEG
- a CDS encoding cation/H(+) antiporter codes for the protein MHSAGNLTEIALVAFVALISGFLFTRLRQPAVLGYVIAGLILGPSGLSLIENRELIGFMAELGVLLLLFILGLEMNLRTFREIWHIALGCVALQVTSALVMMTGAAFIFNFSVGTTLLIGFITALSSTAVSVATLENIGELKSTAGKLTIGILIAQDLAFVPMTLILKSFGNAQGFSLLTIFKIVCAIGGLVVIILYLSKKERVRIPFLDAVGQRKELYPLMGLAFCFLAAALSGFLEVSAAYGAFVAGLILGNTADRHAIIKATHPTQSILLMTFFLSVGMLLDLEYMAHNWLKVVILLSMIFVVKTVLNTLFLKYFGQPLETALLSSLVLAQIGEFSFVLATIGLDQNLLSKAEGDLVICLTVLSLLLSPIWMLGAQRLCKLGAYPKKSQKTLKEFFEVI
- a CDS encoding phosphoglucosamine mutase, whose translation is MLKKKKSQDLTPNQRLNVEKTKRQFFGTDGIRGRANQGKLTPAALVKIAQAAALVCRQKGSMQPTVVIGKDTRLSSYMVESALASGFLSAGMRVTYLGPVPTPAVSMFIRSLRADLGVMISASHNPPEDNGLKFFNSDGFKLCDAKELEIETLYQQSLDDHLVDAPALAKAKRLQDAQGRYVEYAKNTFPRGQRLEGFKIVLDCANGATYKIAPQVLWELGAEIIPIGVDPDGMNINVNCGATATETLQARVLEEQADIGIALDGDGDRVIIVDEMGQTINGDAILGRIATYWQEMGKLAKPTVVATVMSNLGLERYLQKAGIQLERTNVGDRYVLETMRKKGYNLGGEQSGHIVLSDYATTGDGIISALQFLAIMCRKKQPASVVGHPFTAIPQILTNIRVRDAAALLSSAPFQDALKLEEKNLGDQGRILVRKSGTEPLIRIMVEGDNRDMISDIGQRLAHVIENQESKP